One Bombus fervidus isolate BK054 chromosome 5, iyBomFerv1, whole genome shotgun sequence DNA window includes the following coding sequences:
- the Pths gene encoding probable ATP-dependent RNA helicase DDX47 → MEESNPTKQQDEENIKELTWKDLGIVDTLCKTCEDLKWKSPTKIQCEAIPLTLEGKDVIGLAETGSGKTAAFAIPILQALLENPQRYFALILTPTRELAFQISEQFEALGSSIGVKCAVIVGGMDMMSQALLLAKKPHILIATPGRLVDHLENTKGFNLRSLKFLVMDEADRILNMDFEVEVDKILRVIPRERRTLLFSATMTKKVQKLQRASLRNPVKVEVSTKYQTVEKLQQYYVFIPVKFKDVYLVHILNELAGNSFMIFCATCNNTVRTALLLRNLGFTAVPLHGQMSQNKRIAALTKFKAKNRSILISTDVASRGLDIPHVDIVINFDIPTHSKDYIHRVGRTARAGRSGRSITFVTQYDVELYQRIEQLISKQLPLYPTEEEEVMVLQERVAEAQRIVKMEMKDIEDSKKLGKRKKHQDDNEDDDTEQSMGVRKRIKGKNKGRGRKG, encoded by the exons ATGGAAGAAAGTAATCCAACAAAACAACAGgatgaagaaaatataaaggaaCTGACATGGAAAGATTTG GGGATTGTAGACACATTGTGTAAAACATGTGAAGATTTAAAATGGAAATCACCTACAAAAATTCAATGTGAAGCTATTCCGTTAACCCTTGAAG gtAAAGATGTAATAGGATTAGCAGAAACTGGTTCCGGTAAAACTGCAGCCTTTGCTATTCCTATATTACAGGCACTGTTAGAAAATCCACAAAGATATTTTGCTCTAATTTTAACACCTACCAGAGAACTAGCCTTCCAAATATCAGAACAATTTGAAGCTTTAg GGTCAAGTATTGGAGTAAAATGTGCAGTAATAGTAGGTGGAATGGACATGATGTCTCAGGCATTGTTACTGGCAAAAAAGCCACATATCTTAATTGCCACTCCAGGTAGATTAGTTGACCACTTAGAAAACACAAAAGGTTTTAATCTACGTTCTTTAAAATTCTTG GTTATGGATGAGGCAGATCGAATTTTGAATATGGATTTTGAAGTTGAAgtagataaaattttaaggGTAATTCCTCGAGAAAGAAGAACATTGTTGTTTTCTGCAACAATGACTAAAAAGGTTCAGAAATTACAGAGAGCATCTTTGCGAAACCCTGTTAAAGTGGAAGTTTCAACAAAGTACCAAACTGTTGAAAAATTACAGcaatattatgtttttatcCCAGTTAAATTCAAG GATGTATATCTTGTACATATCTTAAATGAATTAGCAGGTAACagttttatgatattttgtgCGACTTGCAACAATACAGTTAGAACTGCTCTTCTTTTACGAAATTTGGGCTTTACTGCTGTTCCTTTGCATGGACAAATGTCACAAAATAAGAGAATAGCTGCTCTTACTAAATTCAAGGCGAAAAATCGATCTATACTTATTTCCACAGATGTTGCTAGCAG gGGTCTCGATATTCCTCATGtagatattgtaataaatttcgataTACCTACACATAGTAAAGATTATATACATAGAGTTGGACGTACTGCACGTGCTGGTCGTTCTGGTCGTTCCATCACATTTGTAACACAGTATGACGTAGAATTGTATCAAAGAATAGAACAATTGATATCAAAACAATTACCATTATATCCGACTGAAGAAGAGGAAGTAATGGTGCTTCAAGAAAGAGTAGCTGAAGCACAACGTATTGTAAAAATG GAAATGAAAGATATCGAGGACAGTAAAAAATTAGGTAAACGAAAGAAGCATCAAGATGACAATGAGGATGATGATACAGAACAATCTATGGGAGTCAGAAAAAGGATAAAAGGCAAAAATAAAGGAAGGGGCAGAAAGGGTTAA
- the Not3 gene encoding CCR4-associated factor Not3 isoform X2, translated as MAATRKLQGEIDRCLKKVTEGVETFEDIWQKVHNATNSNQKEKYEADLKKEIKKLQRLRDQIKTWLASGEIKDKSTLLEYRKLIETQMERFKVVERETKTKAYSKEGLGAAQKLDPAQKEREEVSNWLANSIDALNLQLDTFESEIESLLAGKKKRLDKDKQDRMDELKAKLDKHRYHIRKLETLLRMLDNMSVEVNTIKRIKDDVEYYIESSQEPDFEENEYIYDDIIGLDEVELSGVGIPSSATTDSNNSNETGGTPTSTNSGTSPIPSPPLSSTMHNHSSDSSTDNDKKTKPVKPTAVRPLLNSQASIPTTGSTATIKSNLLSSSTPSKTIPMTPSHSSPSSTSNHIATTNAGNFATVAASHTNSQAIHSTSSKTSSHSSENGLLSSSSASSVTSNVPQTTSQQHSNPVPIQTTHVLHNPQNQNHSSENEMTTPIPPSSSPQSSVSSRSSPLPANSCSPAPSTANGLIPKLPDGMSSLKSIAQQVIVRAGLDIPPSESNRNIFDTAKANNNNSKVTVDAHIPPLLGVAPLGPVPLQKEHQLQFQLMEAAHYHMPEPSDSERLRSYLPRNSCVTPSYYQQI; from the exons ATGGCTGCGACGAGAAAGTTGCAAG gTGAAATAGATCGGTGCCTTAAAAAAGTAACGGAGGGTGTAGAGACATTTGAAGATATTTGGCAAAAGGTTCATAATGCTACAAACAGCAATCAGAAGGAGAAATATGAAGCAGATCTCAAGAAAGAAATCAAAAAACTTCAAAGGTTACGTGATCAGATTAAAACCTGGCTTGCATCAGGTGAAATTAAGGATAAAAGTACGCTTCTTGAATATAGAAAGTTAATTGAAACT CAAATGGAAAGGTTTAAAGTTGTGGAGagagaaacaaaaacaaaagctTATTCGAAAGAAGGATTAGGAGCTGCTCAAAAGCTTGATCCAGCTCAAAAAGAACGAGAGGAAGTTAGCAATTGGCTTGCAAATTCTATAGACGCTTTAAATCTTCAG CTGGATACATTTGAATCCGAGATAGAATCATTACTCgcaggaaagaaaaaaaggttaGATAAAGATAAGCAGGATAGGATGGATGAATTAAAAGCAAAGCTCGATAAACATCGTTACCATATCCGTAAATTGGAAACATTGTTACGCATGTTGGACAATATGTCTGTTGAAGTTAACACT ATTAAGAGGATAAAAGATGATGTAGAGTATTATATCGAATCCTCGCAGGAACCTGATTTTGAGGAAAATGAATATATCTATGATGATATTATTGGTCTCGATGAAGTTGAGCTGTCTGGAGTTGGTATTCCCTCATCAGCAACTACAGATAGTAATAATAGCAACGAAACTGGAGGTACACCAACCTCAACTAACTCTGGTACTTCACCCATACCATCACCTCCATTGAGTTCTACCATGCATAACCATTCAAGTGATAGTTCTACAGATAATGACAAAAAAACGAAG CCTGTGAAACCAACAGCAGTCAGGCCATTATTAAATTCACAGGCGAGCATTCCAACCACGGGAAGCACTGCCACCATAAAATCGAATTTATTATCAAGCAGCACTCCAAGCAAGACCATTCCCATGACACCTAGCCATAGCTCGCCTAGTTCTACAAGTAACCACATTGCTACGACTAATGCTGGTAATTTTGCTACAGTAGCTGCATCACATACTAATTCACAAGCCATCCATTCTACCTCTAGTAAAACATCTT cTCATAGCAGTGAAAATGGTTTATTGTCATCATCGTCTGCGTCTAGTGTTACCTCGAATGTGCCACAAACAACCTCGCAGCAGCACAGTAATCCAGTGCCCATACAGACGACACACGTGTTGCATAATCCACAAAATCAGAATCACAGCAGCGAAAATGAAATGACAACACCGATCCCACCATCTTCTTCACCACAGTCATCAGTCAGCAGTAGATCTTCACCTTTGCCCGCAAATTCCTGCTCGCCAGCGCCATCCACTGCCAATGGTCTCATCCCTAAGCTTCCTGATGGCATGTCCTCTTTGAAATCTATAGCCCAACAAGTAATTGTCCGAGCAGGTTTGGACATACCGCCGTCCGAGTCGAACAGAAACATCTTTGACACCGCTAAGGCGAACAATAATAACAGCAAAGTCACCGTGGATGCACACATTCCTCCTCTTCTTGGCGTTGCGCCTCTCGGGCCAGTACCTCTTCAGAAAGAACACCAGTTGCAGTTCCAGTTGATGGAAGCCGCCCACTACCATATGCCTGAGCCATCTGATTCTGAACGTTTAAGATCATATTTACCAAGAAATTCATGTGTTACACCTTCTTATTATCAACAG ATATGA
- the Not3 gene encoding CCR4-associated factor Not3 isoform X1 — protein sequence MAATRKLQGEIDRCLKKVTEGVETFEDIWQKVHNATNSNQKEKYEADLKKEIKKLQRLRDQIKTWLASGEIKDKSTLLEYRKLIETQMERFKVVERETKTKAYSKEGLGAAQKLDPAQKEREEVSNWLANSIDALNLQLDTFESEIESLLAGKKKRLDKDKQDRMDELKAKLDKHRYHIRKLETLLRMLDNMSVEVNTIKRIKDDVEYYIESSQEPDFEENEYIYDDIIGLDEVELSGVGIPSSATTDSNNSNETGGTPTSTNSGTSPIPSPPLSSTMHNHSSDSSTDNDKKTKPVKPTAVRPLLNSQASIPTTGSTATIKSNLLSSSTPSKTIPMTPSHSSPSSTSNHIATTNAGNFATVAASHTNSQAIHSTSSKTSSHSSENGLLSSSSASSVTSNVPQTTSQQHSNPVPIQTTHVLHNPQNQNHSSENEMTTPIPPSSSPQSSVSSRSSPLPANSCSPAPSTANGLIPKLPDGMSSLKSIAQQVIVRAGLDIPPSESNRNIFDTAKANNNNSKVTVDAHIPPLLGVAPLGPVPLQKEHQLQFQLMEAAHYHMPEPSDSERLRSYLPRNSCVTPSYYQQSQLPHSDTVEFFQRLSTETLFFIFYYMEGSKGQYLAAKALKKQSWRFHTKYMMWFQRHEEPKVINEEYEQGTYIYFDYEKWGQRKKEGFTFEYKYLEDRDLN from the exons ATGGCTGCGACGAGAAAGTTGCAAG gTGAAATAGATCGGTGCCTTAAAAAAGTAACGGAGGGTGTAGAGACATTTGAAGATATTTGGCAAAAGGTTCATAATGCTACAAACAGCAATCAGAAGGAGAAATATGAAGCAGATCTCAAGAAAGAAATCAAAAAACTTCAAAGGTTACGTGATCAGATTAAAACCTGGCTTGCATCAGGTGAAATTAAGGATAAAAGTACGCTTCTTGAATATAGAAAGTTAATTGAAACT CAAATGGAAAGGTTTAAAGTTGTGGAGagagaaacaaaaacaaaagctTATTCGAAAGAAGGATTAGGAGCTGCTCAAAAGCTTGATCCAGCTCAAAAAGAACGAGAGGAAGTTAGCAATTGGCTTGCAAATTCTATAGACGCTTTAAATCTTCAG CTGGATACATTTGAATCCGAGATAGAATCATTACTCgcaggaaagaaaaaaaggttaGATAAAGATAAGCAGGATAGGATGGATGAATTAAAAGCAAAGCTCGATAAACATCGTTACCATATCCGTAAATTGGAAACATTGTTACGCATGTTGGACAATATGTCTGTTGAAGTTAACACT ATTAAGAGGATAAAAGATGATGTAGAGTATTATATCGAATCCTCGCAGGAACCTGATTTTGAGGAAAATGAATATATCTATGATGATATTATTGGTCTCGATGAAGTTGAGCTGTCTGGAGTTGGTATTCCCTCATCAGCAACTACAGATAGTAATAATAGCAACGAAACTGGAGGTACACCAACCTCAACTAACTCTGGTACTTCACCCATACCATCACCTCCATTGAGTTCTACCATGCATAACCATTCAAGTGATAGTTCTACAGATAATGACAAAAAAACGAAG CCTGTGAAACCAACAGCAGTCAGGCCATTATTAAATTCACAGGCGAGCATTCCAACCACGGGAAGCACTGCCACCATAAAATCGAATTTATTATCAAGCAGCACTCCAAGCAAGACCATTCCCATGACACCTAGCCATAGCTCGCCTAGTTCTACAAGTAACCACATTGCTACGACTAATGCTGGTAATTTTGCTACAGTAGCTGCATCACATACTAATTCACAAGCCATCCATTCTACCTCTAGTAAAACATCTT cTCATAGCAGTGAAAATGGTTTATTGTCATCATCGTCTGCGTCTAGTGTTACCTCGAATGTGCCACAAACAACCTCGCAGCAGCACAGTAATCCAGTGCCCATACAGACGACACACGTGTTGCATAATCCACAAAATCAGAATCACAGCAGCGAAAATGAAATGACAACACCGATCCCACCATCTTCTTCACCACAGTCATCAGTCAGCAGTAGATCTTCACCTTTGCCCGCAAATTCCTGCTCGCCAGCGCCATCCACTGCCAATGGTCTCATCCCTAAGCTTCCTGATGGCATGTCCTCTTTGAAATCTATAGCCCAACAAGTAATTGTCCGAGCAGGTTTGGACATACCGCCGTCCGAGTCGAACAGAAACATCTTTGACACCGCTAAGGCGAACAATAATAACAGCAAAGTCACCGTGGATGCACACATTCCTCCTCTTCTTGGCGTTGCGCCTCTCGGGCCAGTACCTCTTCAGAAAGAACACCAGTTGCAGTTCCAGTTGATGGAAGCCGCCCACTACCATATGCCTGAGCCATCTGATTCTGAACGTTTAAGATCATATTTACCAAGAAATTCATGTGTTACACCTTCTTATTATCAACAG AGTCAACTTCCCCATTCTGATACTGTGGAGTTCTTCCAACGTCTTTCCACGGAAACGTTGTTCTTCATATTTTACTACATGGAAGGTTCTAAAGGCCAGTACCTGGCTGCAAAAGCTCTAAAGAAACAAAGTTGGAGGTTTCATACGAAGTATATGATGTGGTTTCAGAGACACGAAGAACCCAAAGTGATCAACGAGGAATATGAGCAG GGAACCtacatttatttcgattatgaAAAGTGGggacaaagaaaaaaggaaggttTTACATTTGAGTACAAGTACTTAGAGGACAGAGATCTGAATTAA